The following are from one region of the Cyanobium gracile PCC 6307 genome:
- the rpmF gene encoding 50S ribosomal protein L32 — protein sequence MAVPKKKTSKGKRNQRHAHWKAKAGVAAQKAMSLGKAVLSGRAQGFVYPIAEDAEAGEDS from the coding sequence ATGGCCGTTCCCAAGAAGAAAACCTCCAAGGGCAAGCGCAACCAGCGCCACGCCCACTGGAAGGCGAAGGCCGGTGTGGCGGCCCAGAAGGCCATGTCGCTGGGCAAGGCTGTCCTGAGCGGACGCGCGCAGGGCTTCGTCTACCCGATCGCCGAAGACGCCGAAGCCGGCGAGGACAGCTGA
- the thrC gene encoding threonine synthase — protein sequence MTATLSRSTFTGLRCKECGHPYEAGARHVCEDVCFGPLEVVYDYDAIRSRVSRATIEAGPTSIWRYREFLPIEGDPIDVGTGFTPLLKADRLARRLGLSSLYIKNDGVNMPTLSFKDRVVSVALTRARELGFTTVSCASTGNLANSTAAIAAHAGLECCVFIPSDLELGKVLGTLVYNPTLMAVKGNYDQVNRLCSEVANTYGWGFVNINLRPYYSEGSKTLGYEVIEQLGWQLPDHIVAPLASGSLFTKIRKGFDEFIKVGLVDEKPVRFSGAQAEGCSPIAQAFAAGRDFITPVKPNTIAKSIAIGNPADGPYAIDIANRTGGSIAAVTDEEIIDGIKLLAEMEGVFTETAGGTTIAVLKKLVEQGKIDPSETTVAYITGNGLKTTEAIASSIGAPYTIEPQLASFHEAWERSQACHGGAAPRA from the coding sequence TTGACCGCCACCCTTTCCCGCTCCACCTTCACGGGCCTGCGCTGCAAGGAATGCGGTCATCCCTACGAAGCCGGCGCCCGCCACGTCTGCGAGGACGTCTGCTTCGGCCCCCTTGAGGTGGTCTACGACTACGACGCCATCCGCAGCCGCGTCAGCCGCGCCACGATCGAGGCCGGCCCCACCTCCATCTGGCGCTACCGGGAATTCCTGCCCATCGAGGGCGACCCGATCGACGTCGGCACCGGCTTCACCCCCCTGCTGAAGGCGGATCGCCTCGCCAGGCGCCTCGGCCTCTCCTCCCTCTACATCAAGAACGACGGCGTCAACATGCCGACGCTGTCCTTCAAGGACCGCGTCGTCTCGGTGGCCCTCACCCGGGCCCGGGAACTGGGCTTCACCACGGTCAGCTGCGCCTCCACCGGCAACCTGGCCAACTCCACCGCCGCCATCGCCGCCCATGCCGGCCTGGAGTGCTGCGTCTTCATCCCCAGTGATCTCGAGCTGGGCAAGGTGCTCGGCACCCTCGTCTACAACCCCACCTTGATGGCGGTGAAGGGCAACTACGACCAGGTCAACCGGCTCTGCTCGGAGGTGGCCAACACCTACGGCTGGGGCTTCGTCAACATCAATCTGCGCCCCTATTACTCCGAGGGCTCCAAGACCCTTGGCTACGAGGTGATCGAGCAGCTGGGCTGGCAGCTTCCCGACCACATCGTCGCCCCCCTGGCCTCCGGCTCCCTGTTCACCAAAATCCGCAAGGGCTTCGACGAATTCATCAAGGTGGGTCTCGTCGATGAGAAGCCAGTGCGCTTCAGTGGCGCCCAGGCGGAAGGCTGCTCCCCCATCGCCCAGGCCTTCGCCGCCGGCCGCGACTTCATCACGCCGGTGAAGCCGAACACGATCGCCAAGTCGATCGCCATCGGCAATCCGGCCGATGGCCCCTATGCCATCGACATCGCCAACCGCACCGGCGGCAGCATCGCCGCCGTCACCGATGAGGAGATCATCGACGGCATCAAGCTGCTGGCCGAGATGGAGGGGGTGTTCACCGAAACCGCCGGGGGCACCACCATCGCCGTGCTCAAGAAGCTGGTGGAGCAGGGGAAGATCGACCCCTCGGAAACCACGGTCGCCTACATCACCGGTAACGGCCTCAAGACCACCGAGGCCATCGCCTCCTCCATCGGCGCTCCCTACACCATCGAGCCCCAGCTGGCCAGCTTCCACGAAGCCTGGGAGCGCTCCCAGGCCTGCCACGGCGGCGCCGCCCCCCGGGCCTGA
- the ftsH gene encoding ATP-dependent zinc metalloprotease FtsH, whose amino-acid sequence MSSSSPPEPATTSAAQAKPGAESGASPAPAAPATPAPSKPAPPVSPGFSLGGQGAAAPSYSQLLRDIEAGKIKSLELAPAQRVVTATFQDGRSRQVAVFSDNQQLLRTAEQARVPLTVRDERRDDAMAGLVTNGLLVALLIAGLVLLVRRSAQVANKAMGFGRSQPRLQEEGAITVRFEDVAGIAEAKEELQEVVTFLKTPERFTSIGARIPKGVLLVGPPGTGKTLLARAIAGEAGVPFFSMAATEFVEMFVGVGASRVRDLFRQAKAKAPCIIFIDEIDAVGRQRGAGIGGGNDEREQTLNQLLTEMDGFEDNSGVILLAATNRLDVLDTALLRPGRFDRRISVDLPDRAGREEILSVHARTRPLAEEVSLADWARRTPGFSGADLANLLNEAAILTARRQKSQVDDQAIGDALERITMGLAAAPLQDSAKKRLIAYHEIGHALLTTLLPHADRLDKVTLLPRAGGVGGFARTMPDEDILDSGLISKAYLRARLVVALGGRAAELVVFGPSEVTQGASSDLQLVRRICRDMVLRYGFSSLGPLALEEEGEEVFLGRDWIRSAPHTSVRTGNRIDEQVRQLAFEALEKAVAVLTPRRELIDELVNRLIELETIDGDSFRALVEAHEGKGGSALAGQTGGKADVEAAQVGV is encoded by the coding sequence GTGAGCAGCAGTTCTCCTCCGGAGCCGGCCACGACCTCCGCCGCCCAGGCCAAGCCCGGTGCCGAGTCCGGCGCGTCACCCGCCCCTGCGGCTCCTGCCACCCCTGCGCCCTCCAAGCCGGCCCCGCCGGTGAGTCCGGGGTTCAGCCTCGGGGGCCAGGGGGCCGCGGCTCCCTCCTACAGCCAGCTGCTGCGGGACATCGAAGCCGGAAAGATCAAGAGCCTGGAGCTCGCTCCTGCCCAGCGGGTGGTCACCGCCACCTTCCAGGACGGCCGCAGCCGCCAGGTGGCGGTGTTCAGCGACAATCAGCAGCTGCTGCGCACCGCTGAGCAGGCCCGGGTTCCGTTGACGGTGCGGGACGAGCGGCGCGACGACGCCATGGCCGGCCTGGTCACCAACGGCCTGCTGGTGGCCCTGCTGATCGCCGGCCTGGTGCTGCTGGTGCGCCGCTCCGCCCAGGTGGCCAACAAGGCGATGGGCTTCGGCCGCAGCCAGCCCCGCCTGCAGGAGGAAGGGGCGATCACGGTGCGCTTCGAGGACGTGGCCGGCATCGCCGAGGCCAAGGAGGAGCTCCAGGAGGTGGTGACCTTCCTCAAGACCCCCGAACGGTTCACCTCCATCGGCGCCCGCATTCCCAAGGGGGTGCTGCTGGTCGGCCCCCCCGGCACCGGCAAGACGCTGCTGGCCCGCGCCATCGCCGGTGAAGCCGGGGTGCCCTTCTTCTCGATGGCCGCCACCGAGTTCGTCGAGATGTTCGTCGGCGTGGGGGCCAGCCGGGTGCGGGACCTGTTCCGCCAGGCGAAGGCCAAAGCGCCCTGCATCATCTTCATCGACGAGATCGATGCGGTGGGCCGCCAGCGGGGGGCCGGCATCGGCGGTGGCAACGACGAGCGGGAGCAGACCCTCAACCAGCTGCTCACCGAGATGGATGGCTTCGAGGACAACTCCGGCGTGATCCTGCTGGCCGCCACCAACCGTCTCGACGTGCTCGACACGGCCCTGCTGCGGCCTGGCCGCTTTGATCGCCGCATCAGCGTCGACCTACCGGACCGCGCCGGCCGGGAGGAGATCCTCTCGGTTCACGCCCGCACCAGACCCCTGGCCGAGGAGGTGTCCCTGGCCGACTGGGCCCGCCGCACTCCCGGCTTCTCCGGTGCCGACCTGGCCAACCTGCTCAACGAGGCGGCCATCCTGACGGCCCGTCGCCAGAAGAGCCAGGTGGACGACCAGGCCATCGGCGATGCCCTTGAGCGGATCACCATGGGGCTGGCGGCCGCCCCGCTGCAGGACAGCGCCAAGAAGCGGCTGATCGCGTACCACGAGATCGGCCACGCCCTGCTGACCACACTCCTGCCCCACGCCGACCGGCTCGACAAGGTGACCCTGCTGCCCCGGGCCGGCGGGGTGGGGGGCTTCGCCCGCACCATGCCCGATGAGGACATCCTCGATTCCGGGCTGATCAGCAAGGCCTACCTGCGGGCGCGGCTGGTGGTGGCCCTCGGCGGCCGGGCCGCCGAACTGGTGGTGTTCGGCCCCAGCGAGGTGACCCAGGGGGCCAGCAGCGATCTGCAGCTGGTGCGGCGCATCTGCCGCGACATGGTGCTGCGCTACGGCTTCTCCAGCCTGGGCCCCCTGGCCCTGGAGGAGGAGGGGGAGGAGGTGTTCCTCGGCCGTGACTGGATCCGCTCAGCCCCCCACACCTCCGTGCGCACCGGCAACCGCATCGACGAACAGGTGCGCCAGCTGGCCTTCGAAGCCCTGGAGAAGGCCGTGGCGGTGCTCACCCCCCGACGCGAACTGATCGATGAGCTGGTCAACAGGCTGATCGAGCTGGAGACCATCGACGGTGACAGCTTCCGCGCCTTGGTGGAGGCCCATGAGGGCAAGGGCGGTTCAGCCCTCGCCGGCCAGACCGGAGGCAAAGCGGATGTCGAGGCTGCGCAGGTAGGTGTGTAG
- a CDS encoding cupin domain-containing protein, protein MGQIQASRPPSPAAIAGRHDWHSDTLLFDYRQAANPIRPGLTEPIPEGRWGPELHATGPTAVLPLDLSARLGCPHPATSPALSANFVRILGGESIGVAANATSSLFYVYRGSGRCLCPSAAGEEPLDLAWARGDLFVLPAGLEPRLDASEESVLYWIHDAPLLTFLGVRAESARFAPSHYPAAWLDEELAALAADPSSARSNRLSLLMANTALPASRTVTHTLWAMYGLVPAGAVQPPHRHQSVALDLVIDCQPGCATLSGPDLNPDGTIRNPLRMEWEPGAAFVTPPGHWHSHVNESGHPARLLPIQDAGLHTYLRSLDIRFASGLAGEG, encoded by the coding sequence ATGGGGCAGATCCAAGCGTCCAGGCCCCCCAGCCCCGCCGCCATCGCCGGCCGCCACGACTGGCACTCCGACACCCTCCTGTTCGATTACCGCCAGGCTGCCAATCCCATCCGTCCTGGTCTCACCGAGCCGATTCCGGAGGGTCGCTGGGGCCCCGAGCTCCACGCCACGGGCCCGACGGCGGTGCTTCCCCTCGACCTCAGCGCTCGTCTCGGCTGTCCCCACCCCGCCACAAGCCCGGCTCTCAGTGCCAACTTCGTGCGCATCCTGGGCGGTGAATCCATCGGGGTGGCCGCCAACGCCACCAGCTCCCTCTTCTATGTGTATCGGGGATCCGGCCGCTGCCTCTGCCCCTCCGCTGCCGGGGAAGAACCCCTGGATCTGGCCTGGGCCCGCGGGGATCTGTTCGTGCTCCCGGCGGGGCTGGAGCCCCGGCTGGACGCCTCCGAAGAGAGCGTTCTGTACTGGATCCACGACGCCCCCCTGCTCACTTTCCTCGGGGTTCGGGCCGAATCCGCCCGTTTCGCCCCCAGCCACTACCCGGCCGCCTGGCTGGATGAGGAGCTGGCGGCGCTGGCGGCGGATCCCAGCAGCGCCCGCAGCAATCGCCTCAGCCTGCTGATGGCCAACACGGCCCTGCCGGCGAGCCGCACCGTGACCCACACCCTCTGGGCCATGTACGGACTGGTGCCGGCCGGCGCGGTTCAGCCCCCCCATCGGCACCAGTCGGTGGCCCTGGACCTGGTGATCGACTGCCAGCCGGGCTGCGCCACCCTCTCCGGTCCCGACCTCAATCCCGACGGCACGATCCGCAACCCCCTGCGCATGGAATGGGAGCCGGGCGCCGCCTTCGTGACGCCGCCGGGCCACTGGCATTCCCATGTCAATGAAAGCGGCCATCCCGCTCGGCTGCTGCCGATTCAGGACGCCGGCCTACACACCTACCTGCGCAGCCTCGACATCCGCTTTGCCTCCGGTCTGGCCGGCGAGGGCTGA
- a CDS encoding MoaD/ThiS family protein, which produces MIAPVTPVPAPSTASMAIQVLIPTPLQKFTNDEASVSLEATSIDGLLQALEGRYPGIQARLCDENGKLRRFLNLYVNSEDIRFLDNQATVLSDGDEVSIVPAVAGG; this is translated from the coding sequence CTGATCGCCCCCGTCACCCCCGTCCCTGCCCCTTCGACCGCTTCCATGGCCATCCAGGTTCTGATCCCCACCCCCCTGCAGAAGTTCACCAACGACGAGGCCAGCGTCAGCCTGGAGGCCACCAGCATCGACGGCCTGCTCCAGGCCCTCGAAGGCCGCTACCCCGGCATCCAGGCCCGCCTGTGCGATGAGAACGGCAAACTGCGCCGCTTCCTCAACCTGTATGTGAACAGTGAGGACATCCGCTTCCTCGACAACCAGGCCACGGTCCTCAGCGACGGCGATGAGGTCAGCATCGTGCCGGCGGTGGCCGGCGGCTGA